GCTCGATGTGCGCCTCGAAATAGGCGCCGACCTTGTGCCCGCTGACCTTGCGCGGCCCGGCGTAGCCGATGGCGTTCAGCGCTTCGCCAACCGTTACACCGTCGGCATCGACCTTGGCCAGGGTTTCTTCGAGGGTGAATTTTTCCGCGAACACGCCGGAGCCCATCATGCACGGGGCAAAGCGCGAGCCTTCTTCGTTGGTCCAGACTACCACTTCCAGCGGCGCCTCGGTTTCCACGCCCAGGTCGTTGAGGGTGCGCAGCACTTCGACCCCGGCCAGCACGCCGAAGCAACCGTCGAACTTGCCGCCGGTGGGCTGGGTGTCGATGTGGCTGCCGGTCATTACCGGGGGCAGGTTCGGATTGCGCCCGGGGCGGCGGGCGAAGATGTTGCCGACTTCATCGACCGTGACGCTGCAACCGGCGTCCTTGCACCACTGCACGAAAATATCGCGGGCCTGGCGGTCGAGGTCGGTCAGGGCCAGGCGACAGACCCCGCCCTTGACCGTGGCGCCGAGTTTGGCCAGCTCCATGAGCGACGCCCACAAGCGGTCGCGGTTGATGTGCTGATGGGTCGATTGCAGAACGTCTACGGCTGCGTTCATGGGGATCTCCTCAGGCAGTTCTTATGGGAATTACAACGGCGATTTGACGATGACCGGGCTGGTCCGCATCGCGCACAACCCGTAATAGATCAACCCGCCCAGCGCCGAGCCGGTGAACCAGCCGTAGCTGTAAAACCAACTGAACGCGCTGCTGCCCAGCGACAGCAGGGTCAGCACCACCGGCACGCCGAACGCGATGAACCCGGACCAGTTCCACGCCGGGTAGATGTCATCGCGATACAGGCCGGCCAAATCCAGTTGTTGCTTCTTGATCAGGAAATAGTCCACCACCATGATCCCGGCGATCGGCCCGAGCAGGCTGGAATAGCCCAGCAGCCAGTTCGAATACACGGTTTCCAGGCTGAGGTCGGAGACGATCCAGCCAAGCTTTTTCAACAGTTCATGGCCCATCAAGGCCAGGCCGACGAACCCGGTGAGGATCACAGCCTTGGTGCGGTTGATGACCTTGGGCGCGATGTTCTGGAAGTCGTTGGTTGGCGAGACGATGTTGGCGGCGGTGTTGGTCGACAGCGTGGCGATGATGATCAGCGCCATGGCCACCGCGACCCACACCGGGCTCTGGATATGGCCGATCAAAGTCACCGGATCGGAAACGCTGACACCCACCAGTTTCACTGACGCGGCGGTCATCACCACGCCCAGTGCGGCGAACAGGAACATGGTCAGCGGCAGGCCGAAAATTTGCCCGAGGATCTGATCCTTCTGGCTGCGGGCATAGCGGCTGAAGTCGGGAATGTTCAGCGACAGGGTGGCCCAGAAGCCAACCATCGCCGTCAGCCCGGCGGCGAAGTAACTGACCACGCTCGCGCCTTCGGGGCGCTTTGGCGGAATCGCCAGCAGTTCAGTCATCGACACATTCGGCATGGCCCACACCAGCAACCCGATGCCGACCGCCACCAGCAGCGGCGCCGACAGGGTTTCCAGCCATTTGATCGACTCGGCGCCCCGGATCACCACCCACAGGTTCAGCGTCCAGAAGATCATGAAACCGATCACTTCCCCCGTGCCGCCGAGGGATTTCCAGCCCTCGAAAATCGAGCCGAGAAACAGGTGGATCGCCAGCCCGCCAAACATGGTCTGGATGCCGAACCAGCCGCAGGCCACCAGCGCCCGGATCAGGCACGGCACGTTGGAGCCGAGAATTCCGAACGAAGACCGCAGCAGTACCGGAAACGGAATGCCGTATTTGGTGCCGGGGAAAGCATTCAGCGTTAGCGGGATGAGCACGATGATGTTCGCGAACAGAATCGCCAGCAGCGCCTCGCCGACGGTCAAACCGAAATACGCGGTGAGCACGCCGCCCAGGGTGTAGGTCGGCACGCAGATCGACATGCCGACCCACAGCGCGGTGATGTGCCATTTGTTCCAGGTTCGTTCGCGCACCTTGGTCGGTGCCATGTCGTGGTTGTAACGGGGACTGTCGAGGACGTCGCTGCCGGCTTCGAGTTCGAACAAGCCGTCGCGCTCGGTCACTTGCGATCTGTTCTGTTGCATGGCCGCTCCACTGTTCTTCTGATTATTTTTTGCTCATCAGGC
This genomic window from Pseudomonas kribbensis contains:
- a CDS encoding NCS1 family nucleobase:cation symporter-1, with amino-acid sequence MQQNRSQVTERDGLFELEAGSDVLDSPRYNHDMAPTKVRERTWNKWHITALWVGMSICVPTYTLGGVLTAYFGLTVGEALLAILFANIIVLIPLTLNAFPGTKYGIPFPVLLRSSFGILGSNVPCLIRALVACGWFGIQTMFGGLAIHLFLGSIFEGWKSLGGTGEVIGFMIFWTLNLWVVIRGAESIKWLETLSAPLLVAVGIGLLVWAMPNVSMTELLAIPPKRPEGASVVSYFAAGLTAMVGFWATLSLNIPDFSRYARSQKDQILGQIFGLPLTMFLFAALGVVMTAASVKLVGVSVSDPVTLIGHIQSPVWVAVAMALIIIATLSTNTAANIVSPTNDFQNIAPKVINRTKAVILTGFVGLALMGHELLKKLGWIVSDLSLETVYSNWLLGYSSLLGPIAGIMVVDYFLIKKQQLDLAGLYRDDIYPAWNWSGFIAFGVPVVLTLLSLGSSAFSWFYSYGWFTGSALGGLIYYGLCAMRTSPVIVKSPL